One Ricinus communis isolate WT05 ecotype wild-type chromosome 7, ASM1957865v1, whole genome shotgun sequence genomic region harbors:
- the LOC8265574 gene encoding protein IQ-DOMAIN 33 isoform X1, with the protein MSYAGCNFPSISAIIKGNLSTSTYSIIGDAPCSKHIALGFPRKMGITEELVRSVFSRSRSVGTHESNQARSHAGNKRRWTVVRSYLCGDEFNSVLAEEDSASVKSSEATVTQPVLDDSASKGDIQSEVTKEDNIPNQKHNSTSELFKQEDAAIVIQSAFRNFLATRQSKEIILEDDKQEAVMAVDSPNRDSVGTSIEVQTGNSTEVLSAKQEPFSVHFQMPKKARTQIFRIKEDWDDSTVSSNISRMRIQNRLEATNRRERALAYAFAQQLRICSRKKQARSDGTEPNMGWSWLERWMATRLPECSVESHTSKQFEPINSSHKLAARKRIFDIAGEERESCGSNEVSVQFDSMSMTTASEDGGVQTRRNWARSTRAISRRKTVPSYHCQKENCKVIKKECQNEMSNMIR; encoded by the exons ATGTCATATGCAGGCTGTAACTTTCCTTCCATATCAGCAATAATTAAAGGGAATCTCAGTACTTCTACTTATAGTATAATCGGAGACGCACCCTGTTCAAAGCATATTGCATTAGGGTTCCCGAGGAAAATGGGTATCACCGAAGAACTGGTCAGAAGTGTCTTCTCAAGAAGCCGGTCTGTTGGGACGCATGAAAGCAAT CAGGCAAGAAGCCATGCAGGTAATAAGAGAAGGTGGACTGTAGTTAGATCATACCTTTGCGGAGATGAGTTCAATTCAGTACTTGCAGAGGAAGATTCTGCTTCAGTTAAGAGCTCAGAAGCAACAGTTACACAGCCCGTGCTTGATGATTCGGCAAGTAAAGGAGACATCCAAAGTGAAGTGACTAAAGAAGATAATATCCCAAACCAAAAGCATAATTCAACGTCTGAATTATTTAAGCAAGAAGATGCAGCAATAGTTATCCAGTCTGCGTTCAGAAATTTTCTG GCTACACGTcaaagtaaagaaatcatattgGAGGATGATAAACAGGAGGCTGTCATGGCAGTGGACAGTCCAAATAGGGATTCTGTAGGCACATCAATTGAAGTTCAGACCGGAAATTCTACAGAAGTTCTGTCAGCTAAACAGGAACCGTTTTCTGTTCATTTCCAAATGCCAAAGAAAGCCAGAACTCAGATTTTCAGGATAAAG GAAGACTGGGATGATAGCACAGTGAGTAGCAATATATCAAGAATGAGGATTCAGAACAGACTGGAAGCTACAAACAGGCGCGAGAGGGCACTGGCATATGCTTTTGCACAACAG CTAAGAATATGTTCAAGGAAAAAGCAGGCCAGATCTGATGGTACCGAACCCAACATGGGTTGGAGCTGGCTAGAAAGGTGGATGGCAACCCGACTTCCAGAATGCTCTGTTGAAAGTCATACAAGCAAGCAATTTGAACCTATAAATAGCAGTCACAAACTTGCAGCTAGGAAGAGAATTTTTGATATAGCAGGAGAAGAAAGGGAAAGCTGTGGATCTAATGAGGTCTCCGTCCAATTTGATAGCATGTCAATGACCACAGCCAGCGAAGATGGCGGCGTGCAAACCAGAAGGAACTGGGCTAGGTCAACAAGAGCCATATCAAGGAGGAAAACAGTGCCAAGCTACCACTGTCAGAAAGAGAATTGTAAG GTAATCAAGAAAGAGTGTCAAAACGAGATGAGCAACATGATAAGATAA
- the LOC8265574 gene encoding protein IQ-DOMAIN 33 isoform X2, with the protein MSYAGCNFPSISAIIKGNLSTSTYSIIGDAPCSKHIALGFPRKMGITEELVRSVFSRSRSVGTHESNARSHAGNKRRWTVVRSYLCGDEFNSVLAEEDSASVKSSEATVTQPVLDDSASKGDIQSEVTKEDNIPNQKHNSTSELFKQEDAAIVIQSAFRNFLATRQSKEIILEDDKQEAVMAVDSPNRDSVGTSIEVQTGNSTEVLSAKQEPFSVHFQMPKKARTQIFRIKEDWDDSTVSSNISRMRIQNRLEATNRRERALAYAFAQQLRICSRKKQARSDGTEPNMGWSWLERWMATRLPECSVESHTSKQFEPINSSHKLAARKRIFDIAGEERESCGSNEVSVQFDSMSMTTASEDGGVQTRRNWARSTRAISRRKTVPSYHCQKENCKVIKKECQNEMSNMIR; encoded by the exons ATGTCATATGCAGGCTGTAACTTTCCTTCCATATCAGCAATAATTAAAGGGAATCTCAGTACTTCTACTTATAGTATAATCGGAGACGCACCCTGTTCAAAGCATATTGCATTAGGGTTCCCGAGGAAAATGGGTATCACCGAAGAACTGGTCAGAAGTGTCTTCTCAAGAAGCCGGTCTGTTGGGACGCATGAAAGCAAT GCAAGAAGCCATGCAGGTAATAAGAGAAGGTGGACTGTAGTTAGATCATACCTTTGCGGAGATGAGTTCAATTCAGTACTTGCAGAGGAAGATTCTGCTTCAGTTAAGAGCTCAGAAGCAACAGTTACACAGCCCGTGCTTGATGATTCGGCAAGTAAAGGAGACATCCAAAGTGAAGTGACTAAAGAAGATAATATCCCAAACCAAAAGCATAATTCAACGTCTGAATTATTTAAGCAAGAAGATGCAGCAATAGTTATCCAGTCTGCGTTCAGAAATTTTCTG GCTACACGTcaaagtaaagaaatcatattgGAGGATGATAAACAGGAGGCTGTCATGGCAGTGGACAGTCCAAATAGGGATTCTGTAGGCACATCAATTGAAGTTCAGACCGGAAATTCTACAGAAGTTCTGTCAGCTAAACAGGAACCGTTTTCTGTTCATTTCCAAATGCCAAAGAAAGCCAGAACTCAGATTTTCAGGATAAAG GAAGACTGGGATGATAGCACAGTGAGTAGCAATATATCAAGAATGAGGATTCAGAACAGACTGGAAGCTACAAACAGGCGCGAGAGGGCACTGGCATATGCTTTTGCACAACAG CTAAGAATATGTTCAAGGAAAAAGCAGGCCAGATCTGATGGTACCGAACCCAACATGGGTTGGAGCTGGCTAGAAAGGTGGATGGCAACCCGACTTCCAGAATGCTCTGTTGAAAGTCATACAAGCAAGCAATTTGAACCTATAAATAGCAGTCACAAACTTGCAGCTAGGAAGAGAATTTTTGATATAGCAGGAGAAGAAAGGGAAAGCTGTGGATCTAATGAGGTCTCCGTCCAATTTGATAGCATGTCAATGACCACAGCCAGCGAAGATGGCGGCGTGCAAACCAGAAGGAACTGGGCTAGGTCAACAAGAGCCATATCAAGGAGGAAAACAGTGCCAAGCTACCACTGTCAGAAAGAGAATTGTAAG GTAATCAAGAAAGAGTGTCAAAACGAGATGAGCAACATGATAAGATAA
- the LOC8265574 gene encoding protein IQ-DOMAIN 33 isoform X4 — MGITEELVRSVFSRSRSVGTHESNQARSHAGNKRRWTVVRSYLCGDEFNSVLAEEDSASVKSSEATVTQPVLDDSASKGDIQSEVTKEDNIPNQKHNSTSELFKQEDAAIVIQSAFRNFLATRQSKEIILEDDKQEAVMAVDSPNRDSVGTSIEVQTGNSTEVLSAKQEPFSVHFQMPKKARTQIFRIKEDWDDSTVSSNISRMRIQNRLEATNRRERALAYAFAQQLRICSRKKQARSDGTEPNMGWSWLERWMATRLPECSVESHTSKQFEPINSSHKLAARKRIFDIAGEERESCGSNEVSVQFDSMSMTTASEDGGVQTRRNWARSTRAISRRKTVPSYHCQKENCKVIKKECQNEMSNMIR, encoded by the exons ATGGGTATCACCGAAGAACTGGTCAGAAGTGTCTTCTCAAGAAGCCGGTCTGTTGGGACGCATGAAAGCAAT CAGGCAAGAAGCCATGCAGGTAATAAGAGAAGGTGGACTGTAGTTAGATCATACCTTTGCGGAGATGAGTTCAATTCAGTACTTGCAGAGGAAGATTCTGCTTCAGTTAAGAGCTCAGAAGCAACAGTTACACAGCCCGTGCTTGATGATTCGGCAAGTAAAGGAGACATCCAAAGTGAAGTGACTAAAGAAGATAATATCCCAAACCAAAAGCATAATTCAACGTCTGAATTATTTAAGCAAGAAGATGCAGCAATAGTTATCCAGTCTGCGTTCAGAAATTTTCTG GCTACACGTcaaagtaaagaaatcatattgGAGGATGATAAACAGGAGGCTGTCATGGCAGTGGACAGTCCAAATAGGGATTCTGTAGGCACATCAATTGAAGTTCAGACCGGAAATTCTACAGAAGTTCTGTCAGCTAAACAGGAACCGTTTTCTGTTCATTTCCAAATGCCAAAGAAAGCCAGAACTCAGATTTTCAGGATAAAG GAAGACTGGGATGATAGCACAGTGAGTAGCAATATATCAAGAATGAGGATTCAGAACAGACTGGAAGCTACAAACAGGCGCGAGAGGGCACTGGCATATGCTTTTGCACAACAG CTAAGAATATGTTCAAGGAAAAAGCAGGCCAGATCTGATGGTACCGAACCCAACATGGGTTGGAGCTGGCTAGAAAGGTGGATGGCAACCCGACTTCCAGAATGCTCTGTTGAAAGTCATACAAGCAAGCAATTTGAACCTATAAATAGCAGTCACAAACTTGCAGCTAGGAAGAGAATTTTTGATATAGCAGGAGAAGAAAGGGAAAGCTGTGGATCTAATGAGGTCTCCGTCCAATTTGATAGCATGTCAATGACCACAGCCAGCGAAGATGGCGGCGTGCAAACCAGAAGGAACTGGGCTAGGTCAACAAGAGCCATATCAAGGAGGAAAACAGTGCCAAGCTACCACTGTCAGAAAGAGAATTGTAAG GTAATCAAGAAAGAGTGTCAAAACGAGATGAGCAACATGATAAGATAA
- the LOC8265574 gene encoding protein IQ-DOMAIN 33 isoform X3, which produces MSYAGCNFPSISAIIKGNLSTSTYSIIGDAPCSKHIALGFPRKMGITEELVRSVFSRSRSVGTHESNQARSHAGNKRRWTVVRSYLCGDEFNSVLAEEDSASVKSSEATVTQPVLDDSASKGDIQSEVTKEDNIPNQKHNSTSELFKQEDAAIVIQSAFRNFLATRQSKEIILEDDKQEAVMAVDSPNRDSVGTSIEVQTGNSTEVLSAKQEPFSVHFQMPKKARTQIFRIKEDWDDSTVSSNISRMRIQNRLEATNRRERALAYAFAQQLRICSRKKQARSDGTEPNMGWSWLERWMATRLPECSVESHTSKQFEPINSSHKLAARKRIFDIAGEERESCGSNEVSVQFDSMSMTTASEDGGVQTRRNWARSTRAISRRKTVPSYHCQKENCKHR; this is translated from the exons ATGTCATATGCAGGCTGTAACTTTCCTTCCATATCAGCAATAATTAAAGGGAATCTCAGTACTTCTACTTATAGTATAATCGGAGACGCACCCTGTTCAAAGCATATTGCATTAGGGTTCCCGAGGAAAATGGGTATCACCGAAGAACTGGTCAGAAGTGTCTTCTCAAGAAGCCGGTCTGTTGGGACGCATGAAAGCAAT CAGGCAAGAAGCCATGCAGGTAATAAGAGAAGGTGGACTGTAGTTAGATCATACCTTTGCGGAGATGAGTTCAATTCAGTACTTGCAGAGGAAGATTCTGCTTCAGTTAAGAGCTCAGAAGCAACAGTTACACAGCCCGTGCTTGATGATTCGGCAAGTAAAGGAGACATCCAAAGTGAAGTGACTAAAGAAGATAATATCCCAAACCAAAAGCATAATTCAACGTCTGAATTATTTAAGCAAGAAGATGCAGCAATAGTTATCCAGTCTGCGTTCAGAAATTTTCTG GCTACACGTcaaagtaaagaaatcatattgGAGGATGATAAACAGGAGGCTGTCATGGCAGTGGACAGTCCAAATAGGGATTCTGTAGGCACATCAATTGAAGTTCAGACCGGAAATTCTACAGAAGTTCTGTCAGCTAAACAGGAACCGTTTTCTGTTCATTTCCAAATGCCAAAGAAAGCCAGAACTCAGATTTTCAGGATAAAG GAAGACTGGGATGATAGCACAGTGAGTAGCAATATATCAAGAATGAGGATTCAGAACAGACTGGAAGCTACAAACAGGCGCGAGAGGGCACTGGCATATGCTTTTGCACAACAG CTAAGAATATGTTCAAGGAAAAAGCAGGCCAGATCTGATGGTACCGAACCCAACATGGGTTGGAGCTGGCTAGAAAGGTGGATGGCAACCCGACTTCCAGAATGCTCTGTTGAAAGTCATACAAGCAAGCAATTTGAACCTATAAATAGCAGTCACAAACTTGCAGCTAGGAAGAGAATTTTTGATATAGCAGGAGAAGAAAGGGAAAGCTGTGGATCTAATGAGGTCTCCGTCCAATTTGATAGCATGTCAATGACCACAGCCAGCGAAGATGGCGGCGTGCAAACCAGAAGGAACTGGGCTAGGTCAACAAGAGCCATATCAAGGAGGAAAACAGTGCCAAGCTACCACTGTCAGAAAGAGAATTGTAAG CACAGGTAA